A genomic window from Gossypium hirsutum isolate 1008001.06 chromosome D10, Gossypium_hirsutum_v2.1, whole genome shotgun sequence includes:
- the LOC107942079 gene encoding transcription factor MYB14, with the protein MAKSVENRALKKGAWSPEEDKKLIAYIKRYGIWNWAEMAKPAGLQRSGKSCRLRWVNYLRPGIKHGNFTKEEEETIIDLHEKLGNRWSVIASKLPGRTDNEIKNHWHAHLSKRLKYDLNSLPDMSDAEIDQYSSFETDPPPTNVPNALISESSAATSTNSLPSSSSNPKQ; encoded by the exons ATGGCAAAATCAGTTGAAAATAGAGCTTTAAAGAAAGGTGCATGGAGTCCTGAAGAAGACAAGAAATTAATCGCTTATATTAAGAGATATGGGATTTGGAATTGGGCAGAAATGGCTAAACCAGCTG GATTGCAAAGGTCAGGGAAGAGTTGTAGGCTTCGTTGGGTGAATTATTTAAGACCGGGAATTAAACATGGGAATTTcactaaagaagaagaagaaacaattaTTGATTTACATGAAAAGCTTGGAAATCG ATGGTCAGTGATTGCATCAAAGTTGCCCGGAAGAACCGATAATGAGATTAAAAACCATTGGCATGCTCACTTGAGCAAACGTTTGAAGTACGATCTGAATTCATTACCAGACATGTCCGATGCAGAAATAGACCAATATAGCTCATTCGAAACCGATCCCCCACCAACCAATGTTCCGAATGCATTGATTTCAGAAAGCTCTGCTGCAACTTCCACCAACAGTTTACCCTCCTCGAGCTCGAATCCTAAACAGTAA
- the LOC107942078 gene encoding putative cyclin-D6-1, whose amino-acid sequence MEYFDLEDPFTTLKQHQFDTISTIFSSESDHMPCLNYLQCLTTSDFHVSFRQEAMSLVFQAQYCCNLDPYTPYLAVTYMDRFISKQEIPQGNPWVLRLLVIACISLAAKMKDMHFCYSNFQREEGFIFDASAIQRMELLVLDALNWRMRTITPFSFICFFISLFELKDPPLIQALKDRATHIIFQAGIETNLLEFKPSTIAASALLMASHELLPLQFPSFKASILCCEYVNEEKLLICFNAVMEMVINKMDAISTSSTVTPISVLDCHCNKSETEMSEKKGIKRHKLIGFCSESKRVKMSHIQPCG is encoded by the exons atggagTACTTTGATCTTGAAGATCCATTCACAACCTTGAAACAACACCAATTCGATACAATCTCAACCATCTTCTCTTCAGAATCTGATCACATGCCCTGTTTGAATTACTTACAATGTTTAACAACCAGTGATTTCCATGTTTCTTTCAGACAAGAAGCTATGTCTCTCGTTTTCCAG GCACAGTATTGTTGTAACCTTGATCCATATACACCATACCTTGCTGTTACTTACATGGATAGATTCATTTCCAAACAAGAAATCCCT CAAGGTAATCCATGGGTTTTGAGACTACTTGTGATAGCTTGTATTTCGTTGGCTGCAAAGATGAAGGACATGCATTTTTGTTACTCTAATTTCCAg AGAGAAGAAGGGTTCATCTTTGATGCTTCAGCTATTCAAAGAATGGAGCTTTTGGTACTTGATGCGTTAAATTGGAGAATGAGAACCATAACACCCTTTTCCTTTAtttgtttcttcatatctttgttTGAATTAAAAGATCCACCATTGATACAAGCATTGAAAGACAGAGCTACACATATAATCTTCCAAGCTGGCATtg AAACTAATCTGTTGGAGTTTAAACCGTCAACCATTGCAGCATCAGCTTTACTTATGGCTTCACATGAACTACTCCCATTGCAATTCCCGTCTTTTAAAGCTTCAATTTTGTGttgtgaatatgtgaatgaa GAGAAGCTGTTGATATGCTTTAATGCAGTGATGGAAATGGTGATAAACAAAATGGATGCTATATCAACTTCAAGCACGGTGACACCCATTAGTGTTTTGGATTGTCACTGCAACAAATCAGAAACTGAGATGTCTGAAAAGAAAGGCATCAAACGACATAAATTGATTGGTTTTTGCAGTGAAAGTAAAAGGGTGAAGATGTCCCATATTCAACCATGTGGATAA